CAGGTACTCGTCCGCCTCGAGCGCTCCCGCCGCGGCCGAGAGGCTCATCCCCGGCTGCACCGCGGCGCCCGCCGGCGCAGGCAGCACCACGGGCTGTCCGGACGCGCGCCCGTAGGCATCCGCGAGCAGCTCGCCGAGCGCGGCGAGGGGGCCCTCCGCGACGTTGGTGCCGCGCGGGGGAAAGACCGCGGTGCGCCCCGCGGCGAGCGCGGGAGTGGCACCGAGGAGGGTGAGCAGCAGGAACAGCGCGGAGGAGGCGCGGCGGCCGTGCATGGAGAGCTCCACCGGACCCGCCTCGGCCGCGCTCCGGTGCGTCCTGTTTATCCGCTCAGGACGCCCTCTGCCAAACAGCGGAGCGCTATTGCCCCGAGAGCGCCTCGAGGCGCGCCGCGGTCCGGGGCGCGCCCATCATCCGGGCGGCGACGAGCGCGGTGCCGCCGCTCGCGTCCTGGTGCTCGGCGCGGGCGCCGCGCGCGAGCAGCAGCTCGAGCACCTCGAGCCGGTCGAACATCGCCGCGTACATCAGCGCGGTGCGCCCGTCCGGCCCGCAGCCGTCCACCGGCGCGCCGCCGGCGAGCAGCAGCTCCACCATGCGCACGTCGCCCTTGAAGGCGGCGCCCGCGAGCGGCGTCTGGCCGCGGTCGTTGGCACGCGTGGGGTCCGCGCCGCGGCTGAGCAGCAGCTGCGCGGCCTCGG
This region of Aggregicoccus sp. 17bor-14 genomic DNA includes:
- a CDS encoding ankyrin repeat domain-containing protein; translated protein: MNTPPPVADIDPRALALAREAFGLARQGDAATLRQMLDAGLPVNLTNEDGNTLLMLAAYAGQAEAAQLLLSRGADPTRANDRGQTPLAGAAFKGDVRMVELLLAGGAPVDGCGPDGRTALMYAAMFDRLEVLELLLARGARAEHQDASGGTALVAARMMGAPRTAARLEALSGQ